Genomic DNA from Clostridia bacterium:
ATACATCAGCGTAGCGGCGGTGTGCCGCAGTTTGTGGACGGAAAGGTGCTTGCCGCCGAGTCCGGCGCGGTCGAGCGCCGTGTAGACGACGTGCTGAACGGTCTTCGGACTTATGCGCCGCCCGAGCCGGCTCAGAAAGAGCGCGTCCTTGTCCTTTACGCCGTTGACGGGGCGGGCGGTGAGGTAGTCGTTTATCGCGTCGCGGCACATCTGATTGAGGAAGAGCGTCCGCTGCTTGTTGCCCTTGCCGGTAACTATGAGAAATCCGTCGTCGGCGTTGATATCCTTGACGTTGATCCCGACAAGCTCGCTCAGTCGCATTCCGCAGTTGAGGAAGAGGGTTATCATGCAGTAGTCGCGCGCTTTGTAGGGCCCGTCCACCGCGTCGAGCAGGTTGACGCTGTCGTCGACGGTGAGGTATTTCGGCAGCGCGCGTTTCAGCTTCGGCGTTTCGAGCTCGCGCGCGGGACTGTCAGATATGACGCCGGTATGCAGCAGGTATTTGTAGAAGCCGCGTATCGCGGAGCACTTGCGGGCGCGCGCGGCGGCCTGATTGTTGCGCTCCTGCGCGGTGTAGGTGATGAATTCGAGTATGTCGTTATACGTCACGCTCGTGATGAAAGCGTCGTCGAGACGGGAAATATCGGTCTCGTCGAACGGCTCGTCCGATAATCCGCGATAGTGCTTCAGAAAGCGGAAAAAGAGCTTCAGATCGGTATAATACTGGCTGACAGTCAGTTTCGATTTGCCCTTGACGGCGGTCAGATAGTTGATATATTTTCGCACGAGCTCCGGCGCGTCGCTGTAAATCCTGCCGACCATGCCTTTCTCCTTTCAATTATACAAAATCACAATGTGATTATATCATACGTATTCGCGTTTTTCAAGAATTAAAGAGCATAAAAACAGGCAATAATAACTGCGTAGAATCTTTTGAAAGGATATTAGCGTATGAAAGCAGTTATTATGGCGGGTGGGGAAGGGACGCGGCTCAGACCTCTGACCTGCGATATGCCGAAGCCGATGGCGCCGCTCTGCGGCAGGCCGGTGATGGACTACACGCTGGAGCTTCTCGCCCGGCACGGCTTCGACGAGGCGGCGGTCACGCTGATGTATATGCCGCAGGCGATAAGCGAACACTTCGGCGGCGAGGCGCACGGCGTCAAACTGCGCTACTTCGTCGAGGACGAGCCGCTCGGGACGGCGGGGAGCGTGAAACGCGCTTCCGCGGACTTCGGCGGCGACTTCCTCGTAATAAGCGGCGACGGGCTCTGCGACTTCGATCTTAAAAGGGTATGGGAATACCACAAAGCGAAGGGCGGCGCGGCGACGATCGTGCTGAAGGGGATGCCGAATCCGCTCGAATACGGGCTCGTCATGACGGACGCGGACGGGCGCGTCACGCGCTTCCTTGAGAAGCCCGACTGGGCACAGGCGCTGACCGACCTTGTCAACACAGGCGTTTACGTATTGTCAACCGAAGCTATGAAGCTTGTTCCCGAGGGAAAGTCGTTTGATTTCGGTAAGGAGCTTTTTCCTTTGATGCTCGAAAAGGGGATGCCGGTATACGGGTATACCGAGAACGGCTACTGGCTGGATATCGGCGATATCGCGACATACGTTTCAGCGCAGTTCGACCTGCTCGACGGCAGGGTGAAGTTCGACGCCGCGAAGCCGCCGCGCCGCGCGGGCGTCAAACCGCCTGTCTGGATAGGCGAAAACGTCAGCATCGCGCCGGGCGCTTCGGTGGGAGAATACGCCGTTATCGGCGACGGATGCCGTATCGCGCAGGGCGCGAGCGTACGCAACAGCGTCGTCGCGGCGGGAAGCTATATCGGCAAACGCGCCGCCCTGCGCGGTGCGCTCGTCTGCGGCGGCTGCGTTGTGAAGGCGGACGCCGCGATGTACGACGGCAGCGTGCTCGGCGCGGGCAGCGTGCTTTCGGAGGGCTCGGTCGTTTCGCCGAACGTTCGCATATGGCCCGGAAAGCGCATCGAGCCGAACTCCGGCGTCTACTCCGACGTCGTCAAAGGCGTTTCCGGCGGCGGCCTTATCGAAAACGGACTCATCGCAGGAACGATAGGCGCGGATATCACTCCGGAATACGCCGCGCGGATCGGCGCCGCGGCGGCGACGGCGCTGAAGGGCGGTTCCGTTGCCGTTTCCTGCGACGGCTGTGAGGGCGGCGGTGTGATAAAATCCGCGCTCGTCGCAGGTCTGCTCGGCAGCGGCGTGGAGGCGGTCGACATGGGCGTCCTGCCGCTGAACGTCTTTTCTTTCGGTGTCGCGGACAGAGAAGTGAAACTCGGGCTCGCGGTCACGGAGAAAGGAATAGCTGTCCGCGACGGGCTTGGGTTTCCGCCGGTGCGCGAGCTTGCGCGCAGGGTCGAATCGGCGTACCGTCGCGGCGAGTTTTCCCGCGGCGGCTACCGCGAGGCGAAAACGGACTCCGCGGTCTTCAGCGACTACGCGCGCGAGCTTGAGAAGTTCCGCGCGCCTTTTCCCGTCACCGTCAGCTCGCCGGAGCAGGCGTTCGGGCGGCTGTTTTCGTCGGTATTCACCGTCGGCGGCAGCGTCCGCGCGCGTATCTCCGCAGACGGTTTTGCTGCTTCATTAGTCGATGAGGAAGGGAGGGAGATCGCGCATTCCCGTCTGCTTTACGGCATATGCTTCCTGCTTGCCGTCGGCGGCGCAAAGCGCGTTCCGCTCCCGCCTGAAACGCCGAAAACGCTCGCGGAGGCGGTCCGTCAGCTCGGGTGCGAGCCGCGTATCAGAATGGCGTGCCCGCCGGACAAAAGCGACGACGCTTCGCGCAGGGAGGCCGCGCGCCTGCGCGTGCTTGACGACGCGGTCTTCGGCTGTGCGTTTCTGCTCAAATCGCTCGCGGAACAAAAACAGCGCGCCGCCGACTTTTTCGCCTCCGTGCCTCACTTCGCGGTAGCAGAGTTCGCCGAGGACTGCGGCGAACGAAGCGGCGGTATGCTGATCCGCCTGCTCGGCGAAAAGGAAAAGGACTTCACCGCCTCCGCCGAAGGAGTTGACCTGCGCCGCGGAGGCGCGGTCTGCACCGTCAAGCCCTCCGATCGCGGCAGGCGTCTGCGCCTCGTAGCCGAGGCAAACACCGTCGAAGCCGCGCGGGAGCTTGGCGCGGAGGTGCTCGAACGAATCCGCGAAGTCAAAAAAGAACTTGACAATACCCCTTACGGATGATATAATCCATACGGACTCGGGCGGACGGGGCGTGCAAATCGGCGCCCTGATACAGACCTTTTTCCCGTCAGCGAAAGGCGGGTAACATAAACAATCAAATACACTCATAATACTTTTCCGAAAGGAAAGGTATGTTTTGGTATGAAAAATCCGGAGGTACATTTTTGAGCAACAGCAAATCCAGGAAAAAAACCGAACAGCGCATTG
This window encodes:
- a CDS encoding NTP transferase domain-containing protein, which encodes MKAVIMAGGEGTRLRPLTCDMPKPMAPLCGRPVMDYTLELLARHGFDEAAVTLMYMPQAISEHFGGEAHGVKLRYFVEDEPLGTAGSVKRASADFGGDFLVISGDGLCDFDLKRVWEYHKAKGGAATIVLKGMPNPLEYGLVMTDADGRVTRFLEKPDWAQALTDLVNTGVYVLSTEAMKLVPEGKSFDFGKELFPLMLEKGMPVYGYTENGYWLDIGDIATYVSAQFDLLDGRVKFDAAKPPRRAGVKPPVWIGENVSIAPGASVGEYAVIGDGCRIAQGASVRNSVVAAGSYIGKRAALRGALVCGGCVVKADAAMYDGSVLGAGSVLSEGSVVSPNVRIWPGKRIEPNSGVYSDVVKGVSGGGLIENGLIAGTIGADITPEYAARIGAAAATALKGGSVAVSCDGCEGGGVIKSALVAGLLGSGVEAVDMGVLPLNVFSFGVADREVKLGLAVTEKGIAVRDGLGFPPVRELARRVESAYRRGEFSRGGYREAKTDSAVFSDYARELEKFRAPFPVTVSSPEQAFGRLFSSVFTVGGSVRARISADGFAASLVDEEGREIAHSRLLYGICFLLAVGGAKRVPLPPETPKTLAEAVRQLGCEPRIRMACPPDKSDDASRREAARLRVLDDAVFGCAFLLKSLAEQKQRAADFFASVPHFAVAEFAEDCGERSGGMLIRLLGEKEKDFTASAEGVDLRRGGAVCTVKPSDRGRRLRLVAEANTVEAARELGAEVLERIREVKKELDNTPYG
- a CDS encoding tyrosine recombinase XerC; this encodes MVGRIYSDAPELVRKYINYLTAVKGKSKLTVSQYYTDLKLFFRFLKHYRGLSDEPFDETDISRLDDAFITSVTYNDILEFITYTAQERNNQAAARARKCSAIRGFYKYLLHTGVISDSPARELETPKLKRALPKYLTVDDSVNLLDAVDGPYKARDYCMITLFLNCGMRLSELVGINVKDINADDGFLIVTGKGNKQRTLFLNQMCRDAINDYLTARPVNGVKDKDALFLSRLGRRISPKTVQHVVYTALDRAGLGGKHLSVHKLRHTAATLMYQNGADIRVLQDVLGHESLSTTQIYTHVRDEQVQAAMESNPLGKAKRRADTKKRTEDSED